One genomic segment of Alkalimarinus alittae includes these proteins:
- a CDS encoding PP2C family protein-serine/threonine phosphatase, which translates to MSIHAERMLVIDKDESCRQYLSSGLLRIGYYVVSVSSIKEALVSIANGRPDIIFGDLTADEISLLSTLRDPDFPPSPVIAFSHTEDASDVVTALRAGASDFIIKPFNDFSVVQEIIKRISEKIRLVKLNQRYSIELEDANRELKAGISELKADQKAGLKIQMKMLPEREKKLKGLNCDYMIKPSLYLSGDFLDFFKIDSQRSIFYIADVSGHGASSAFVTVLLKNLSNRLLRNFKRGSTDEILYPDRMLHRINRELLETEFGKHLTMFVGIHDNTTNTLTYSVGAHFPMPILVTDGHAEYLEGTGMPIGLFEAPTFRVYDRVLPKKFDLWLFTDGILEVLDAKNLAEKEQMLLKLAERSVISTDNGTDNDASSDSDVNAGVGNVNGNSSIRELVEALKLNEIHELPDDIAILTVSGVNDQDG; encoded by the coding sequence ATGTCAATACATGCTGAACGGATGTTAGTCATCGATAAAGACGAAAGTTGTCGGCAATATTTGTCGAGTGGCCTTCTGCGTATCGGTTATTATGTTGTGTCTGTGAGTAGTATAAAAGAAGCGCTTGTGAGCATTGCTAACGGTCGGCCTGATATTATTTTTGGCGATTTGACGGCTGATGAAATCAGTTTACTGTCGACGCTTAGAGATCCCGACTTTCCGCCTTCTCCTGTTATTGCATTTTCACACACAGAAGACGCATCAGATGTGGTGACCGCTTTAAGGGCGGGTGCGTCGGATTTTATTATTAAGCCGTTTAATGATTTTTCGGTAGTGCAAGAAATCATTAAACGGATATCTGAAAAAATTCGATTAGTTAAACTCAATCAGCGCTACAGTATTGAGCTTGAAGATGCTAACCGGGAGCTAAAGGCCGGTATATCTGAGCTTAAAGCTGACCAGAAAGCCGGTTTGAAGATTCAAATGAAAATGCTACCGGAGCGGGAGAAAAAGTTAAAAGGTTTAAATTGTGATTATATGATTAAACCGTCGCTTTATTTAAGCGGAGATTTTTTAGACTTTTTTAAGATTGATAGTCAGCGATCTATATTCTATATTGCTGACGTTTCTGGGCATGGCGCTTCGTCTGCGTTTGTAACGGTTTTATTAAAGAACCTTTCAAATCGTTTGCTTAGAAATTTTAAACGAGGGTCAACTGATGAAATATTGTACCCTGACCGTATGCTTCACCGGATTAACCGTGAATTACTTGAAACAGAGTTTGGTAAACATCTAACGATGTTTGTGGGTATTCATGATAATACGACCAATACACTCACGTACTCAGTTGGTGCCCATTTTCCAATGCCTATATTAGTGACAGACGGTCATGCAGAGTATCTTGAGGGGACAGGTATGCCGATAGGTCTGTTCGAAGCCCCTACCTTTAGAGTGTATGATAGGGTGCTGCCTAAGAAGTTTGACCTATGGTTATTTACTGATGGCATACTGGAAGTGTTAGACGCTAAAAACTTAGCCGAAAAAGAACAAATGTTATTGAAGCTAGCTGAGCGTAGTGTTATTAGTACTGACAACGGTACTGATAATGATGCTAGTAGTGATAGTGATGTTAATGCTGGTGTTGGCAATGTGAATGGTAATAGTAGTATTAGGGAGTTAGTTGAGGCATTAAAACTCAACGAGATACATGAACTTCCTGATGATATCGCAATTTTGACTGTTTCTGGAGTGAATGATCAAGATGGCTAG
- a CDS encoding STAS domain-containing protein produces the protein MASYKILQAEQQGIYVLKFIGEIRLYLCSTLDLIIDAMSSNPLFKTVVVDLSETTIIDSTTLGLLAKIAVLARKKSSFLPTIISTNPDVTRIIQTMGFGEIFIIMKEPAVELSELEEIPILKATEQQVREKVLDAHQTLMALNDSNREEFEDLVQALECENKSEQTALTH, from the coding sequence ATGGCTAGTTATAAGATTTTGCAAGCCGAGCAACAGGGTATCTATGTATTAAAGTTCATAGGAGAGATTCGCCTCTACCTTTGTTCTACGCTTGATCTTATTATTGATGCAATGTCATCTAACCCTCTGTTTAAAACAGTGGTGGTTGACCTTTCTGAAACGACGATCATAGATAGTACAACACTGGGCTTGTTAGCAAAAATAGCTGTTTTAGCTCGTAAGAAAAGTTCATTCCTTCCTACCATTATTTCGACCAACCCTGACGTTACTCGCATCATTCAAACCATGGGGTTTGGTGAAATATTTATCATCATGAAAGAGCCTGCTGTCGAGCTATCTGAACTTGAAGAAATTCCTATTCTTAAAGCGACTGAGCAGCAAGTTCGAGAGAAAGTTCTGGATGCACACCAAACGTTAATGGCGCTTAATGATTCAAACCGCGAAGAGTTTGAAGACTTAGTTCAAGCGCTTGAATGTGAAAATAAATCTGAGCAGACAGCCCTAACTCATTGA